The Mycobacterium seoulense genomic interval ACGACCTCGATCGACGGGACGCGTTGCAGCACCTCGTAGGGGCCCACCGCGTCGAGCGCGGTCACCCGGGGAAACAGCGGGACGGCGACGAGTGTCACGGCACCGCGGGCTCGGCTTCGGGGATCGCGGTGCGGCGCACGCCGGACGGTCGCAGCCGGTCCGGCAGCCAACCCGGCGGGGCGTCGGGGGCGCGGTCGAAGGGGCCGCCCGACGGGTCGTCCACCCGGCCACCCCAGCGCACCAAATCCTCGTCGGGCCGGTAGATCTGGCGGACCACCAGCGCGCACAATGCGACGACGGCGATGTCGCGCAGTAACACGGTCGTGGTGAAGAACTGCTCGGGCAGCGAACGGTTCGGGTTGCCGTACAGGTAGTACATCCGTGGTACCCATACCACCGCGTCGATGGTCATCCACGTCAGCAGGATCCGGCGATGCGGGAGGGCCAGCACCGCAAGCGGCACCAGCCACAACGAGAACTGCGGACTCCACACCTTGTTGGTCAACAGGAAGACGGCCACCACCAAGAACACCAGCTGCGCCAGCCGCGGCCGCTGCGGAGCGGTGAGCGCGACGTATACGATTGCCGCACAACCGATTACGAAAAGCACGGTGACCACGGCGTTCAGCACGGTGGGCGGCTCCCAGAACCCGAGCTTGGGATCGAAACCGCGCCAACCCGTGAACGACTTCACCACGTTGTACACCGAATCCATGTCGTCGCCCCGCCGGGTATTGAGCCGGAAGAACTCCGACCACCCGCGCGGAAACAGCACCAGGACAGGCAGATTCACCAACAACCACGTCGCCGCGGCCGTCCCGGCGGTGCGGGCCAACGCGCGAAAGCGCCCCGTCCGGATCGCCAGAGCCACCATCGGACCGAGGAACAACAGCGGATACAGCTTGGCGGCGGCGCCCAATCCGATCAGCACACCGGCGAGCACCGGTCTGCGCCGCGCCCACGCCAGCAGTCCGGCCATGGCGAATGCCGTTGCCAGCGCGTCGAAGTTGGTGAAGATCTGGAAGATCACCAGCGGCGACGCGGCCACCAGGGCCGCATCCCAGACCCGCCGCCCCGCCAGGCCGGCGGTTGCCCAGACCGTGGCCAGCCACGCCAGCGCCAGGCCGAATGCTGCGACGTTGAAGAACATCACCACCTCGGCGACCACCGGCAAGGGGGCCAGCTTGCTCAGCGCGGTGTAGGTCTTCGCCAGCGCCATGGAGACGTACTGATACATCCCGGTCAGCACCGGATACTCCATGTAACGCACCGCGGGCCGGCCGTCGTAGCGGGTCTGCGGGGTGCCGCCACCGTCGGTCTCGACCCAGCTGGACTTGTACGGAAACTTGCCCTGGCTCAACAACTCCGCGCCGTAGAGCGGAACCGTGTCTGAGTAACACAACTCGTAGTAGGCGCGCTGGTTCTCCCAGTTGGCCACCCGCTGATCGGCCGTTCCGGTGCCGGTGCTCTGCAGGCAGGCCGCCTTCGTCGACCAGCCAAGCGCCAGGAACACCAGGCCGATCATGAACATCACCCGCAGCGGGGTCATCACCCGGGTGCGGCCGATCAGCGCGTGCCGGCCCACCGGTCCCCCGACGACGTCCGCCAGCGCGGCGCCCAACGGGTCGGTGCGGCTCGGGCAATCGCGATTGCCGACGCTACGCAGATCGGCGGCCAGCGGCGCCGGGGAAATGGTGGCGGTCTGCCGCTGAGCCTCGGTCACGGTGGCGGTTGGCCAGGCGGCGGGGCTTGGGGACCACCCGGCGGGACGCCCGGCTCGGGACCGCCGCCGGGCGGCGCCGGCCCGAGAGTGACCGTCGTGGGCGGCCCGACCGGGATGGTGATGCCGGGCGCCACCTCGACGGTGGGCTGAATGACGGTCACCGACGGCTGCGGAGGCGGGGGCGGCGGCGCCGGGACACCCGCGTAGCCGCCGATCTCGGTTGGCTTGGGGAAGGATTCATTGGAGGTGCCCTTCAGGGCGCCGTCCATGGTGGACTTCCAGATGTCCGACGGCAGCCCCGAGCCGTAAACCGGTGCGCCCGAGGCGGTTACCAGCGGCACGTCGCCTTTCGCGGTGCCCACCCAGACGGCCGTCGCCAGCGACGGCGTGTATCCGACCATCCACGCGTCCTTGTCGGCGGTGGTGTCACCGAGCTGCGTGGTGCCCGTCTTGGCCGCCGACGGCCTGCCGCCGGACAGGGCGTGGCCGCGCGAGTAGCTGGCGATCGGCTCCATGGCCGCGGTGACGTTGTCGGCCACGGCCTTCGGGATGCGCTGTTCGCCGTTGTTGTCGGACTTGCTCGCGTCGAAGAGCACCTGGCCGTCGGAGTTGACGACCTTCTGCACGAAGTGCGGCCGGTGATAGAGGCCGGACGCGGCCAGCGTGGCGTATGCCGAGGCCATGTCGATGACCCGGGTCTGGTACTGCCCCAACACAATCCCGTTGTTGGGCGGTCCGCCCTTGCCGTCTTCGGACAGCGTGTGGTCCACGCCGGGGAAGCTGGTCGCGATGCCGGCCTGGTGCGCGGCGTCCGCGACGGCCTGGGGTCCGCCCTTGAGCTTGAGCATCAGCCGGTAATACGAGGTGTTCAACGATTGCTTGAGCGCCTGGGCGATGTTGCACGTCCCGCAGCCCTCGCCGTCGACGTTCGTGATCTTGATGCCGTCGACCGTCAGCGGTGAACTGTCGACCTGGTAACCCAGGCCGATCCCCTGCTCGAGCGCGGCGACCAAGGCGAACACCTTGAACGACGAACCGGTTTGCAGCCCGGCCTGCGCGAAGTCGAAGCCGTTGGCGTCCGTGCCCCCGTAATAGGCGCGGATCGCCCCGTCGTGCGGGTCGACCGACACCACGGCCGATCGCATGTCGGGGTCTTGCCCGTCAAGGTATTTCGAAACCGCCTTCTCGGCGGCCTGCTGTGCCTTCGGGTCGATGGTGGTGGTGACCTGCAAGCCCTGAGTGTTCAGAGTCCGCTCGTCGATGTTGAACAACTCCATCAACTCTTTGGTCACCTGGCGCTCGATCAGCCCGTTGGGCCCCGTCGTCTGGTTCTCCGCGCGCGCCTGATCGGGCGGAACCGTCTGTGGAAACTCCTGCGCGGCGCGGTCGCTGGGTGAGAGCGCCTTGGTCTCCACCATGCCGTCGAGCACCCAGTTCCAGCGCGCGCGGGCCCCCTGCGGGTCGACGGCCGGGTCCAGCGCGGACGGCCGCCGGATCAGGGCCGCCAGCAACGCACCCTCGGAGACGGTGAGCTGCTCGACGGGCTTGTTGAAGTAAGCCTTGGCGGCGGCGGAGATGCCGTAGGCGCCCCGCCCGAAGTAGATGATGTTCAGGTAGGCCTGCAGCACATCGTCTTTCGACCACTCCCCCGACATCTTGGTGGCGATGACGAGTTCCTTGGCCTTGCGCATCAGGCCGCTGACCCCGTGCTGGGCCGACCCCACCAGCGCGTTCTTCACGTACTGCTGGGTGATGGTCGAGCCGCCCTGCAGGTCGCCGTTGCCGAACAGGTTGTTGTCCACCGCCCGCGCGAACCCGCTGAAGTCGAACCCCGGGTTCGAATAGAAATTGCGGTCCTCGGCGGCGATCACCGCCTGGCGCACGTGGACCGGCACCTGGTTGATGTTGACGTCGACCCGATTGCCCTCGGGCGGAATGATTTTGGCGATCTCGGACCCGTCGCTGGCCAGGATGGTGGAGACCTGGTTGGTGCGCAGGTCGCCCGGCTTGGGGATGTCGACGATGAAGTACGCCATGGCGAACGTGACGATCGGCAGGAGCACCAACACCGCAGCCGACAGGTAGGCCGCTCGCCGCACCCACACCCAGTTGATCTGTTGGGTCCAGTGAACGTTGCCCGGCGGCCGTGGCCCGAAGCCGTCGGGTCCGCCGGGCCGTCCACGCGGCCCCGGCGGGGGTGGTGGGCCTTCCGGCGGGCGGCCTGCCCCGCCCGGCCGGTCGCGGCGCGCCGACGACCGGCTGTCCAGCGCGGCCTTGACCTCTTCGAGCGCGTCCCGTTGCAGGGGCGTCGACGGGGGGGCGTCCATTGCGGCTTTGACTTCGTCGACGCTGGGATCGGGCCGGCGGGGTGACCGGTCGTCGACAACCGGCGGCAGGATCGTGGTCAGCCTGTCATCGGGTGGAACGCCCCGGCGGTGCCCACGCGAAGGCGCGTCGCGCGGGCGATCGCCGATTCCATGTCTGCCCACACCTTCAGTCGCCGGCCCGTCCGCGTCGCCCGACGACTGGTTGCGGGGTCCGTCGTTATTCAATGGCCGTTCGCGCGCCGTTGCGCGCCGTCCGCGTAGTCCGGGTGCCCCTGGGCGGAGGCGCGGTGCGCGCCGCGCCGAGCACGTACGACTTGACCAGATGATTCCACTCGCAGGTCCGGCATACCTCCACCACGTGGACGGCGAACTCCTCGAAGCGACTTGCCAGCAGGACCAACTCTTCGGCCGTGCGCGCCGAACCCGACACCGGACCCAGATGCTCACCGAACACCCACGACACCAGCGTCAGCTGCTCCTTGCGGCAGATCGGGCACATGACCTGGCTCGGTTTCCCGTGAAACTTGGCGGCGCGCAGCAGATAAGGGTTCGCGTCACACACCTCGGACACACCCGTGCGGCCCGAGTACACCTCGGCCAGCAGTGCTCGCCGCCGGAGCGCGTAGTCCACCACTTGTCGCTGCAGTCGCACGCCCCCCAGAGTACGTCGCCATCGGCGAGCGCCGATACGCAACCAAAACCGTGGCGGCCCGCGGCGGGTGGTCGGCCGGTGCTTTACCCCCGAACCGGGGACCGGACTCTACGATCATCCCCGTGGCGAAATGGCTCGGGACATCGCTCGCTGGTCGGCCGGCGGCGAGCACCCGCGCGACGGACACCAACCGGCAAGACGCCTGCAAGATCCTCGACAACGCGTTGAACGACGGCCAGCTCTCGATGGAGGAACACCGGGAACGTGTCAGCGCGGCCACCAATGCGGTCACCCTCGGCGACCTGCAGACCCTGGTGACGGACCTGCAGACCGACAGCTCCGCGCTGCCGACGCCGGCGGTCAAGGGCCCGCGGGTGCCGCCGAAGCTCGGCGGCTGGGGCTCGCTCGCCGCCGCCTTCGCCGTGTCGGTGCTGCTCGGCATCGGCATCGGCTGGGGCCTGTACGGCAACACCGGCTCACCGCTGGACTTCACCACCGATCCCGGGGCCAAGCCGGACGGAGTCGGCCCCGTGGTGCTGACCCCGCCCACCCAACTGCATTCGGTCGGCGGGCTTACCGGGCTGCTCGAGCAAACGCGCAAACGGTTCGGCAGTGCCGTCGGGTACCGGCTGGTGATCTACGCGACGTACGCGGTGTTCGACCGGCCGGATCCCTCCGACGACCGCAGGGTGTTGACCTACACCTACCGCGGCGGATGGGGCGACCCCTCCAGTTCCGCCCGGAGCTCCGCCGACGGTCCCGTCGCGGTTGACCTGAGCAAGTTCGACGTCACGGCGACGGTGGGCATTATGCGCGGCGCCCCGCAGACCCTCCGCATGAAGCCGTCGGACGTCAAAACCCAGTACCTGATCATCGAACCGGCGAGCGACCCGACCACGCCCGGCGCCCTGTCGCTATCGCTGTATGTCTCCAGCGACTACGGTAGTGGCTACATCGTCTTCGCAGGTGACGGCACCGTCAAGCAGCTGAACTTGCCGTCTTGACCGACGCATGAGCCGCCGGCGCCCGCCGCGATTCGAATTCGCGAACCCTGACTAACAGCTGACGAACAGCCGGTGGTGTTGTGGCGAATATATCGAGGCGATACGATTACGCGAGGCGTCGAACCGTCGTAACCGATCGTGCAAAGGGGGTGATTCGATGCTGGAGCTCGCCATCCTGGGCCTTCTGATCGAATCGCCGATGCATGGTTACGAGTTGCGCAAGCGACTGACCGGCCTCCTCGGTGCGTTCCGTGCGTTCTCGTACGGTTCGCTGTACCCGGCCCTCCGTCGGATGCAGGCCGAAGGCCTGATCGCCGAGGATGCCGCCCCGGCCGGGACCCCGGTTCGGCGCGCCCGGCGCGTCTACCAGCTAACCGACGAGGGCCGTCGGCGCTTCGGTGAGCTGGTGGCCGACACCGGTCCGCACAACTACACCGACGACGGCTTCGGGGTGCACCTGGCGTTCTTCAACCGGACTCCGGCGGAAGCACGCATGCGCATCCTGGAAGGCCGCCGCCGTCAGGTCGAAGAGCGGCGGGAGGGCTTGCGCGAAGCCGTGGCGCGGGCCAGTAACTCGTTCGACCGTTACACCCGCCAACTTCACCAACTGGGGCTCGAGTCCAGCGAGCGCGAAGTGAAGTGGCTCAACGAGCTCATTGCTGCGGAGCGGGCGATGCCCGGCCTCTCCGAGCAGACGTAAACCCCTGCACGAATCCCATCAGCTGCGAAACAAGGTTATGGAGTTAGGAGAACGCCCTATGAGTGACCACCAGCCGCCGAAGGCGGAAGAGGCGCAGACCGACGTACGAGTCGCCATTGTCGGCGTCGGTAATTGCGCGTCTTCGCTGGTACAGGGCGTCGAGTATTACCAGA includes:
- a CDS encoding transglycosylase domain-containing protein, with protein sequence MNNDGPRNQSSGDADGPATEGVGRHGIGDRPRDAPSRGHRRGVPPDDRLTTILPPVVDDRSPRRPDPSVDEVKAAMDAPPSTPLQRDALEEVKAALDSRSSARRDRPGGAGRPPEGPPPPPGPRGRPGGPDGFGPRPPGNVHWTQQINWVWVRRAAYLSAAVLVLLPIVTFAMAYFIVDIPKPGDLRTNQVSTILASDGSEIAKIIPPEGNRVDVNINQVPVHVRQAVIAAEDRNFYSNPGFDFSGFARAVDNNLFGNGDLQGGSTITQQYVKNALVGSAQHGVSGLMRKAKELVIATKMSGEWSKDDVLQAYLNIIYFGRGAYGISAAAKAYFNKPVEQLTVSEGALLAALIRRPSALDPAVDPQGARARWNWVLDGMVETKALSPSDRAAQEFPQTVPPDQARAENQTTGPNGLIERQVTKELMELFNIDERTLNTQGLQVTTTIDPKAQQAAEKAVSKYLDGQDPDMRSAVVSVDPHDGAIRAYYGGTDANGFDFAQAGLQTGSSFKVFALVAALEQGIGLGYQVDSSPLTVDGIKITNVDGEGCGTCNIAQALKQSLNTSYYRLMLKLKGGPQAVADAAHQAGIATSFPGVDHTLSEDGKGGPPNNGIVLGQYQTRVIDMASAYATLAASGLYHRPHFVQKVVNSDGQVLFDASKSDNNGEQRIPKAVADNVTAAMEPIASYSRGHALSGGRPSAAKTGTTQLGDTTADKDAWMVGYTPSLATAVWVGTAKGDVPLVTASGAPVYGSGLPSDIWKSTMDGALKGTSNESFPKPTEIGGYAGVPAPPPPPPQPSVTVIQPTVEVAPGITIPVGPPTTVTLGPAPPGGGPEPGVPPGGPQAPPPGQPPP
- a CDS encoding DUF5318 family protein codes for the protein MRLQRQVVDYALRRRALLAEVYSGRTGVSEVCDANPYLLRAAKFHGKPSQVMCPICRKEQLTLVSWVFGEHLGPVSGSARTAEELVLLASRFEEFAVHVVEVCRTCEWNHLVKSYVLGAARTAPPPRGTRTTRTARNGARTAIE
- a CDS encoding glycosyltransferase family 87 protein produces the protein MTEAQRQTATISPAPLAADLRSVGNRDCPSRTDPLGAALADVVGGPVGRHALIGRTRVMTPLRVMFMIGLVFLALGWSTKAACLQSTGTGTADQRVANWENQRAYYELCYSDTVPLYGAELLSQGKFPYKSSWVETDGGGTPQTRYDGRPAVRYMEYPVLTGMYQYVSMALAKTYTALSKLAPLPVVAEVVMFFNVAAFGLALAWLATVWATAGLAGRRVWDAALVAASPLVIFQIFTNFDALATAFAMAGLLAWARRRPVLAGVLIGLGAAAKLYPLLFLGPMVALAIRTGRFRALARTAGTAAATWLLVNLPVLVLFPRGWSEFFRLNTRRGDDMDSVYNVVKSFTGWRGFDPKLGFWEPPTVLNAVVTVLFVIGCAAIVYVALTAPQRPRLAQLVFLVVAVFLLTNKVWSPQFSLWLVPLAVLALPHRRILLTWMTIDAVVWVPRMYYLYGNPNRSLPEQFFTTTVLLRDIAVVALCALVVRQIYRPDEDLVRWGGRVDDPSGGPFDRAPDAPPGWLPDRLRPSGVRRTAIPEAEPAVP
- a CDS encoding DUF1707 SHOCT-like domain-containing protein codes for the protein MAKWLGTSLAGRPAASTRATDTNRQDACKILDNALNDGQLSMEEHRERVSAATNAVTLGDLQTLVTDLQTDSSALPTPAVKGPRVPPKLGGWGSLAAAFAVSVLLGIGIGWGLYGNTGSPLDFTTDPGAKPDGVGPVVLTPPTQLHSVGGLTGLLEQTRKRFGSAVGYRLVIYATYAVFDRPDPSDDRRVLTYTYRGGWGDPSSSARSSADGPVAVDLSKFDVTATVGIMRGAPQTLRMKPSDVKTQYLIIEPASDPTTPGALSLSLYVSSDYGSGYIVFAGDGTVKQLNLPS
- a CDS encoding PadR family transcriptional regulator, translated to MLELAILGLLIESPMHGYELRKRLTGLLGAFRAFSYGSLYPALRRMQAEGLIAEDAAPAGTPVRRARRVYQLTDEGRRRFGELVADTGPHNYTDDGFGVHLAFFNRTPAEARMRILEGRRRQVEERREGLREAVARASNSFDRYTRQLHQLGLESSEREVKWLNELIAAERAMPGLSEQT